In the Vanacampus margaritifer isolate UIUO_Vmar chromosome 9, RoL_Vmar_1.0, whole genome shotgun sequence genome, AAAGGACATTCTGACATTTGGGTCTTACTCATGATTTGAtgctcatttttgttaagaaattaCTCTGCAATATaacgaaaataaataaatattttcatgtgtaattatttgcaccccaaataaaatgaaaaatatttttcacctgTCATTAATATTTATAGCTTATCAGGCATACTGATCTGgcccacttgagatcaaatttgaAATGAGTTTAACACCCCTGTGTTAGGCAATTAGTAAAATAATAAGATTTAGTAGTAGCTGACATAAATAGCTACTAGTTAGTTAGCTACTACATTGCTAGTAAATtgtttaatagaaattaaacattttcagtCACATTAATTTGCATTCCATTTAgccatataaaaaaattgtacatttgccTCGTATTAAAacacagtttttgttgtttacctTGCGGCGTGGACAGACTGCCGATGGTGACTTAAATCTCCGTGGGTCATGCGGTCCTCCCCAGAAAAACAGTCTAGCAAAACAAGTTAGCAAATAAATTGGTTGGCATCACCTCGCCTCCTGAGTGATCCGCATCGCTCGTCGAGCCCAAGTGGCGACGCTGATGGGACGAGGGACGCGTGCCAGCAGCATCAACTCCACAGGAAATCCATGAAATGTACATTTAGGTCACAGCTTTATTGACCTGCAGGGATTGTTTGGAAACATCAAATCTTGCATCATCACGCAGAATGTGTGCGCTTCAGACAAGCACGACAACGCTGCGTACGATCACGTTCGTTCTATCAAGTACACATGTATGTAAATAACATGAGTGTTAACACTGAATGAGTACGTTTGTCAAACGAGGAAAAAGTGATTGCGAGCGGCCTTATCAATACGTTATGGTCCACACAAGCCGGGTTAAATCTAGAGCGCGCTGCTATGCTGAAAGTGATCGATGGCGTTTCAAACCCATAAgaacatgttgaaaacaaatctATGATCATTTCACATGCTACTATCGCAGCACTGAATGATTAAGtcaaacatttgcttttcaacttgtagttttagttagttactAATTATTTACCAACGTATCTGTTGCTAGCCAACTAACACAGTAACTAGTCCCGAATACAGTAACTTGATGGCCACTCGCTAAAATCTCAATTTATTCACCTTACAACTTGCCTTTTAAGCTAGCTAATTAACAGCAGGCTAACTAGCATAACAAACATCTCACTGCTCGTTCATGCGCAAGCTAGTGAAATGTTCACTTTTCAATTTGCTTTGTAAACATAGTTAGCTGTTAGCCACTTTGCTAGGCTATCTACTTGTTAGCAAATACGACTGTTAATCTTGAAGTTAGCTAGTTTATAATAGTTAGCTAACCTACAGTATCTGTTAAGGCAATGTTTTACGTTAGAATTGAACAATTCCTTGATGTGTGACAACAACCTGCACTGTGTATAATAAAACGTTTTTGCTACTTGAGGCGGAAGCAAAATAGGggttaagaccatcaggtcgCACATTTTCATATGGGCAAGGGTGCCGTCCCCCGTGTGGGTGGGCGGCCAAGACGGTATAAGAGTAGATTAGATTAGACCTTTTTCCGCATTCAGcagaaaaggctccacagctgtgtactccTGGTTGCTATTATTAGTATAGCGAGCGTTCAAGATAAAAGAACCGGTGAACGTGCCCATCTGAACTTcacaaaactaaaatgaagtcATAGTGACCAAACAGATTGAAAATGGACACTTTTTTAATATGAGAACatgcaataaaagacaaaaatacagtatgtaaaataACAATAGAACCTTAAGGCACTTAGTGTAAAACTTTCAACTAATTCAAACTAACATATTGAGTGGCTATGTTAGGACGCCGCGGGcgagatgaaaatgttgaaGATCACGGCAAAGAGGAAGAAGACCAGGTAACCCACGATACACATCCAGAAGCGAGGGTCCTTCAGCAGCTTCTTGTTGTAGTCACTAAAGAACACGTAGCCCACCGTCATGCCCGCCACGATTCCCCCGAAATGAGCCACGAACGATACCTGGTCGCCACAGGAAACTCTGGGTTAAACTTCCTTAATGCGAGTCAGCTAAATCACTGTTAGCACATTACTCAGTTAGTGAGCTGGCTACCAGTTAATCGGTAAGGTTAGCTATTTTACAGACTGTTAGCTAGCTGATAGTTAGTCTTCAATCTAGTTTATTAAATGGTTAGTTAGCCAGTAAGCTAATTACTTTCTGATTATTTAGTAGCCTAGCCACCTGTGTGGTAATTGGTATAATTGTTTGTTACTGGAATAGCTAGCTGGTTAgttggctacttttttttagtcAACTAGTTGGCTGTTATATCATTAGTAAGTTGGTTCATTACTGAGTTAGCATGTTAATTAGCATCTAGTTAGTAGCAATTGTTCATTAGCTAGCTGCTAGTTAGTAAGCCACATCCAATTAGTTAGCCAGTTAATTACtgtgttagttagttagtaacCAGTTAATTAGAATGTCTGTTAGGGGTTCACTGCCAGGTTAGTTGGTTACTAGTTTGTTAGCTAGATGTTAGTTCATTAGTATGTCTGTTAGCTTGCCTGCTGTTAGTACATTAGATAACTTTTAATTGATTGGTATTTAGTAAGCATGAACAAACATTAGTAGTTCATGAGTAATGTTAAAGCTAATTAATTAGTTGTATTATGGTTTCCATTCTACTCATTTGTAAAGCTGATGTATGTAAGCTACATGGTCGGGTAGTTAGTAATTGAGTTAGCGAGCTGCTAGGTGGGCTATAATCGAGCTACTACCATTCAGTTCACTACTAGTTTCTCAGTTAACAAGCTACTAAGTTTGCTATGGGGTTAATAAGTAATCTAGTTCAACTACTTTAGATCGCTAGTAATTTGTTACTTAGTTTGTGAGCGTTCTACTTGTCAGTAGTAGTTAGTAAGTCAGATAGTGTCATATTCCGTGAACTCGGGAGTCAGCATGCCAATGAACAAACATTTTGTAAACTTTAGTTAATATGGAAGACAAAATGCCTTTCATGGGATTGATAGATAAGAAGGTACAAGAAGCACGTTGTAACATGATCTGCTGATGTaccacgacaaaaaaaaaacaactaatgaaGCACATCAGCCATTTGGGAGCAAGGATATGTGACACGCTGGAGGCGAGTAAGTTGGATTTGTGGAAAACACAGCAAGCAGCCGCACGTACCTTCATACCGCCCTCGTCGCCGGCAAATCTTCTGTAGAAGGCGAAGCCGAAGTCCACGCCCACTGCAACACGTAACATGCATTTCAACCAAACAGAAATCAAACACGGgtgtaaaaaaatgaagataCAAGATGTCTGCCTACCGATAATCACTATGACAAGGATGCGAAACACACCGAGCAGTGGGATCATCTCTTTGAAATTCTGCAACAAGACAGTCAATTGACTTGAAAgatttccctttttctttttttcttgcaaaatcaAGATTTTCAGATGCTCACCACTATAGCGTTCATGAAGTAGCCTCCGATGAGGGCGTAAACCCCCCCAGAagcccccaccagggcactgagGGGATCAAAGATGGAGCTTGCCAGTGAGCCTGAGTGGACGTACACGAGGCGAGACGTCTTGAAAATGATACTTTATCATCCACGTCATCAAAATGTGTCACAAATCCGTTCCTCACCCGCCAAGACTCCGGCCATGTAAATCATTCCCACTTCGAAGCCTTTATGAACCAGCTCCAAGGGAATACCGAGCAGCAGCTGCATGAACAGGTTGCCCACGATGTGCTCCACACTTAATGGAATCAATGCACCGTTAGTACCGTAGTTAGTGCCGACCTTCCTAGTCCTTCATCCGCTATGTGAGGCCCCTGTTGCCGAGGAAACGACGTGTAATGACGTGTAATGGATACGTTTTAACTTGCAGTGTTTCAGTATGGAGTATACATattgtcgatttttttttcattttgaaatgaagTTCAGTCAATTAAttggcatatatatttttttttaattgggacCACAGAGGGCATAAAAGTTTGCGCTCCATAAATTCTGACAAGCAGTTAGCAACCATCCATcatcacaaatattttaaaatattgacaaacattttgagggggaaaaaaacaacgctGGACTAATTGGATGTCCTTATTTCTtggcatttaaataaaaaataaaaaaatctgttaggaagttattattattattttttttttttcatgacaaaaaaacaaaagtagagCACAAGTAAAATTTGGATAAATTGAATGAAacaaattgagtttttttttttatatacaaacagcaacacaagcaaataatttttgggggatttttgatttttttttttgcagttttttaaacaaaatatctaATATGCTGTCAATAATTATTGCTATAGAgctgcaacagcaaaaaaataaaaaaatatttttttcccccagaaagTACAGTATGATTATAtagctctgggggggggggggtctatgaTATTCTATTTATAGGTATATATCCACCAAAATTATGAtattgttttgctttattttatttctttatatatCGGCTATGTTTGCACTTCTCCTGAATATGAGACTTCAAAGCTAAAGCAGCTTGTATCGAGGTCAAGACGACACGCGTTATTTGTTTTCCTTCTCGTTCTCTTTCCCACGCACGTTTGTTTGGCTGCACTTACCCGGCGTGGACAAACATGTAGGAGAGAAAGCGCCACGCTTCCTGCCTGTACTCGGGCCGGTAAGTCAGGCGGCTGTTCCAGATGCCTTCCTCCAGAGTCACCCACTGCTTCTGAGGCTTCCACACGGCATAGTAGATGAACAAGGACAGCTGGAGACAAAACACATCCTGGACATTTAGTACGTGTTGAACTCATTGCGATCATTTTGTGTGCGGgagattaaaaatgtttgttttttttatgcttcctGTATGACTGATTAACATGTGCAATAGTCATCACGAATCCAGATTGTAGTCAGAGACAACATGCTTTGTTTGGCATTGTTTTGTATACCACTTTTCTATtcaatttttaattcattttcatgaTAGAACGCTTTTTACCCGTGCCTTAAATTGGGTGTTGGCACAGTATGATGTCAcgatatttatatttaaagcgCTAACCATCCCGCAAGGATTTAGCCTTCACAATCGTAATTCAAGTGGACCTTTTTTTTGGTGGCAACGTGCTTTTTGGGAGGTTCCTGTTCTCCTTTTGAGCTCGTGTGATGAATCATGAGCCACAAAGGAGGAAGGAAATGACGCTCGAAGCACAAAATCTGTGCCCGTGTTCATCGTTTCAGATCTCTTACCTCTACaacactgatgatgatgatgaagacggGTGGCGGGCAGCAGTTGGCCCTTTGCAGGTAGGTGCTGCGGGCATCTTCCGGAAGCATCCACCTGGAGACGCTCTCCTGGAACTTCTCGCAGCATCCCAATTTCCGCCTCCCGTCGGGGAGGTCCTCTCCAACCTGGGGGTCTCGCTTCTCAACTTGTCGCTCCACGGGGAACGGCTCCTGCTGCTCCAGGTCCACGTCACCCATCGTCGCTGCGTACTTTTGTGACGGAAAAACATATGTCAATTAGGGGCtgatattaacatttaaaattggctgttttttgggggggttagtttttttacacaatacaAACTCtgcccacaaaaaaatatgccaaTTTTTGGGGAAGggatacaaacaaacaataataataataatatatacgctttttaattaaaaataaaaaagttttttttttttttttttaagtagtaaaATGTGGGAATTGTTTAAAAGGTtttggagaataaaaaaaaatattcaccaaaaaatcatttcattctgaacccctccccccccttttttttcctatggggaaaaaaattgtgctgGTACAATTTCAGATGTGGTgaagttttgaaatgaaaaaaactatttgtaGGAGTGTGTTATTTTGATTAACGGACATTGTAATTAagatgtgtatttttattttccaaacatcacaagagaaaatactttttggaggggataaataaaatacaaattgtaatATAGTGTGATTTTTActtctaaaaacaacaaatattttggagatttaaatttttcttaaaaacactttttttttaaattattatttttttaaacaactaaaaaaaacatatttaaaataaatacaaatttaaattgagattattttttttcatccattccTGGAATATATATGGATACATTCGTTTTGtatctaaaaaaattatataatgaaaacaaattgagGCAGGCAGTTTAGATGCATGTCGTTGCCCTCAGGGTAAATAAAGCATAGAGTACTGGAACATTACAAACGTTGTTTACCACGCATCTGCAAATCTTTTGTGTTATCAAAACAGCACAAAACGCATTCAAAATAactctaaatatatattttaaatgacgAAAAAGTGGTGTAATTTAGTAGACAAACTCACCTTAAACTTCAACTGGAAGCGACCCAAACAACAATATCGATTCGATACTGTACTTGGTTTGGATCAATGAATGACAGCTTCAATCGTCCTTGGGTGAGTTAGTTccgttttttgcttttgttttgttcagtaGTAGCGAGCCTCGATGTTGCTAGCCGGCGTCGTCGGCTCTCGTCTCGAATGAAAATTGGAGCAGGAGGAGGGGAGAAAAATGGCTCGAAGATAATTATAGTCCCAtgagttttttccccttccttccttcctcccagCGACTAAACAAACAAGCCGCGCGTAATTCGGAATATTTGACCGTCCTGCTCCAGAGTTCCGAGCTAGCCAAGAGGATGAGGCGCAGGGCGGCTACCTGACTTGACTTTACCTGTTAGCTCCTGTTAGCCACCTGACTCTACCTGCCTGCTAGCTCCCGCCTCCACCTTCCCTGCCACGCCCTGAAGCTGCGAGCCTGGGACGCAACGGGTAGGCTCGATTTGCATACCTTTAGCAGGCCGAACATGAACAACAAACTAGAGCGACACAACCAGGAAATTATTAAGGTCACGAGGTCATGTGAATCCAACGTGATTTTTATGGACGCACAGTACACAAATTCAGAACAAGGGGAAAAGGGAACGTGTTGGTACGCTAATGTGCCACACTGTGGCGCTAGAGTCCATACAATGTGACCCTCGTTTGAACATActgtaagattaaaaaatatatataaattatactAGTTTATTTTACTTATCGTACTCTTCTCTATCTCTTACTAAAATAGGCTACTGTACAGTGTATTACATATTTTCAATTGGTTATGTTTTCTTACACTCCTTATTTTAATTAAGCTCTCAAAATAAAACTGCTACAGAAAAAATacgttttaagaaaaaaaaattttttatacaGCATTCTTcttgtaaaacacaaaaattcaaccaaatgtttatttcattttgcaaTTGCCTTaagataatttaattttttttgttttatttttaaaatactttaattTCTACATTTAAAGTGACAAGTTTAATATTCATCAgttattaaaacatattttaaccagttaattacaaaaaaattgcaatacatCGTTTTGTCCAATAAAaccatacatttttatacagtaaatatttctaCCTCTTACAACCTAAATCATAATAATTTGGTTCCAATTGTGTGAGATATAAAGTTTGTCATCCATTCTGACACCCACATGGGTTTCTTCCATGCCTTAATAGTGTTGCAACCAAAGTCAATCACCTTCAGATAAATCCAGTAAATTCAGTTCAGTAGTCCACATCATACAATGtagaaaaaacaacacaattcatTTAGAATTATAGAAAGAATTTCTCTGGCAGATTTTAAATCAcagaacttttattttttccaaaagggagaaaaaaaaagcacattctCATATTAGACGAGAGAAAGTGAGCGAGGAGGGACGATATGAGAGGCGTTAAATACAGCTGCTCACTCCAATGAGCTTCTATCACATGAGCCAAAAAGAATAATAAGCTTTGTTGTCTACAGTGCCAGGCCAGAGGATTGGACACACGGGGATCGGTTTCAGTCCACATTTTCAGATAGAGCCAGACAGCGAGAGCAGAGACGGGAaactagaaaaataaaataaagacaaataacaggagggggggggggggtgttcaggacaggacaggacaggacaggacaaagGTCGTCTCTCAAGATTTCTAGGTTTTGGCCAGCAGCAACAGTTTTGGATAAAAAGCAGTTAAACCAtggcactgtgtgtgtgtgtgtgtgtgtgtgtgtgtgtgtgtgtgtgtgtgtgttggggtaaaaatgaaaaatcaagTGGTCGAGGGCCTTAgaagagcggccattttgtgtgtgaGGGGAAGAAGGTGGGATCTTGTGGTGGTTCGTTCAGGAGACATCTGAAAAGAAGCGAAGGGCAGTGAGTCGGCACGTTCGAAGACACATTTTTACaaactaaaaattaaaacaaaacattttaaataatctagcaaaacaaatatgaaaatgcTCGTCTAAATATATAGAAATAGATACAGAGATATACAGAACCCTTCCAACTTCATACCTTTACAAAAACAATGGGatctaaaaactgaaaaaaaaaaaaaaaagaatatacgTTCCTAAATAGGACTGTGTGTACTTACAACTAGCAGGCCGGGCGCCGTATCTTCGCATGATCTGATCTTGTGTGAATTTCACAAATGATTCGTATTGTTCTGTGGAGGAAACAAAACGAGACCAAATGCGTTCATCTGGATTGACCAATCACAGGTGCCGTGGGCTGCGCCCGATTTATAGTGCACAAAGTCGAGCCCAGAACATAATTGTCATAGTTACCTGACAGTTTTGAATTGAGGATTTGTTCATACTCCTCTCGGATCTTCTCCTCGTGGTCTTTGAGCAAGCGCTCGCACAGGTAGCTCACCTGCTTCAGCGTGAACGAGGGCTGGTCCCGTCTTGAGGCGCCTGTCAAGACAAAAACttgattgaattattttttttttttttgctatttagtCCCTCTACCAACTCGCAATCACTAATCCCACAAATTCACTCAACCCTGGCGAATTTAGTGCGAGTTAGCTTGCGCGCCTCATGACGCTAGCTTCCGCTAGCCCCAATTATCACACTTGGCCTACCTGGTGGGGAGCTGGGGGGGGCGTGCAGGGATGAAGAAGGGCTGGGGACGTCAGAGGGTCCGCAGGCCTCCGTCTGGTTGAAGGCCCCCTCCAGCTGCCGCCTCCTCTGGATCCTGCTGTACTCCTGGCGCAGGTTTTGGAAGATCTGCTCTGTAGAGCCACAAACAAAAACGGATGTCAGTTCCAACACATATGGCTGATGATGACCTGGAAGCATTTTGTCATTGTCGTCTTTTGAGGGAAGCGTCTGCTGAGTCACTGACATCATTAGAAGCTGTTTACAAGAATAATAAgactaaaagggaagtcaagccatttttgctttttggaaaaataatatgttctatgcagccccactaatctaaatatggtattctcgTTAATATtgggttagtggaatatgagttaagcagcaaaatccagctgtttttatccatgtcaggggggcggccattttgccacttgctgtgggactgaagaggacatcaatgttgctcaggtagcaaccaatcacaacgcAGCTTCaagaaacaggtgagctctaattggtcgttgcctgagcaactgtgatgtcatcttcagtctgcagcaagtggcaaaatggccgccccctgagatggatcggctggacatattccaaaaatctaatatgaatcagaatgtcatgtttagactagtgaggtcacatataacatcaAACAGCCATGTTATTCCTGATGGcctattatattttattatgcaGCTGCAGATTTGCATACCAGTGATAACATGCAAATTTCGTGTGGTACTTcacattaaattttaaaaatttccaATGTTCAGGAAAAGATCCTGTGAAAACAAAGTAGCTGATAAGCAAATGAAAACACTGGCCTGGCTATctacattgtgttttttttttttttttggccatgTTACAAGGATGTCTGTAATTATAgtattttgcagtttttttgtaGGTTCTGTGAAAATATTCACCCACAATTTTGAAGAGCTCTgtgaaaaacaatgttttttttttttcaaaatttgcaGAATTAAAGGGTAAGTTTTAGTTTTGAGGGATCTctgtagaaaacaaaaaaattatgtgtaaTGGAAAAATCTATGTCGCAGCatttaaaagtcatttgaatTATGCAAGACCCTCATCATTTTACTTAAgagttgaaacaaaaaaacgaaatatCCGTGTAAAACCTTTTCAGTTTTAGTAGCACCCGTGTAAAACTTCACCAGAactttttccccctgattttGCAGGACCCCATTTTCAATGTTGCAGGATAGCAGTGTAAAACATTTCGAATTTGCAGGATGTCTGTTAAACTTTCTAAATTTTTcagataaaaagtaaaaaaaaaaaaaattaaaaattaaaataaattcccagatacaatgggaatttttttttttttttttttagttacaatgtccaaaaaaacttttttttttttttttttttttttacttttactggaCCTAGAACCTTATTTCAGAAGGCCCTGCGTTCAAGTCAGCGATGTTAAGAGAAAACAGTAACCCCTCATTTATCTTGGGCGGGGGTCCGAAAGCGAACCATCAGCAGCTGCCAGGCAGGGGAAACGTTTGTGGGAGTAATGTTTACTACAAGAAGTCACGTGACTTCGGCTCCTATTGTGGTTTACATGAggattcaaacaaaaaaaaaaaaatgtgtccatgCACATTAGACTGCATCCTCATCAGTAGTAGCAACCCAACCCcggtgggggggggttgctcGGTAACAATGGCCAGGCTGAGCAATCAATCACAGACACTTCCTTCCGGGAGTTTGGGGGGGGGAACATGGCGAAAGGTaccgggcaaaaaaaaaaaaaaggctcagaCGCTGACCAAACAATGAAGTAGACACGAGATGGAGCGCATAGATTGGGCGTGGGCGGGTGGCCTGGGTTGTGAGAAAACCCAGTGTGTGtataaaaaggggggggggggtgagggggggttGCACTGAGGCGTATGATGGCTCAGTTTAAGTTACAGTAAACCAACAAGAGGCTACGCTTCAAGGGCTGCCGTTTTTGTGCCAATGCTGCATTCCATTGCAATGAAAACGTGAACActgtttttgtacaattttgcCTTTTGTCGGCTCATGCCTCGAGTCATTTTCACGCTAAACATTAGCACTATGCTACGGGCTACGTGTTATCGGTAGCTTGCCAGGAAAATGGCAAACCTGCGTCAGAAATAAGGCAATGGAGTGCAGTGttgtttgtcatgttttattgGGATAAATGCCGCTAATAGGCATTAGCGTTAAGCGCCGGGCTACATGCTATTGTTAGCATTCCTGAAAACGGACATTTCGGCATCAGAAAAAGTGCAATACAAcggctgtttgttttgcttgcCAGCTAAAATCGAGCCGTTTGTTTGCTAGCGTCTGGTCATTTTCACACTTGACATTAGCATtgtgctagcagctagccgccACTGTTGCCTTTACAACAAACTCGGACCTCTCTGCATCAGATCATGTGCAacgttgaaaaaaagaaaaagactttGAATGCAGCACGACTGTCTGACTAATTGTCGGCGAGTGGATGGAGTTTCATGACAGCTGACATTTAGTTCAACATAAAAAGATTCTTCGACAAAAACTCAGTTAGACGGGCCTGGCTTGTTAGCCCCCCAACTCCCATGAGGGCCTTTCTTGGTGAGACTGACACCTGCAGctgctgtgctgtgctgtgctgtaATTCAGACAGCCGGTGGTGGGGATTCCAACAATGGACATGAAATCGGGCGGATTTGTATATCATAATAGCACCCATGAAAAAGCCAAGCACCCATGCCTGAATTTGaacagtcagccattttggggaaTAATAAGACTAATGGGGAAGTCGAGCCAATTTTGATGTAGCCCCACTAGATAGTATTCTAGTTAATATCGTTAGcgcaatatgagttaagcagcaaaatccagctgtttttatccacgtcagggggcggccattttgccacttgctgtgcagactgaagatgacatcaatgttgctcaggtagcaaccaatcacaacgcagcttcagaaaacaggtgagctctgattggttgttgcctgagcaactgtgatgtcatcttcagcccacagcaagtagcaaaatggccgcccactgacattgataaaaacggctggttTTTGCTTCATGACTCATTCTATACATGTaatattaaatcaattaatattttttttaattgtaattaatcacatagttaactcatgattaatcacaaattttctatccgatctaaatgtttaatatttttttcttacgcttgttaactctttgactgccagaaaagggatgccgtgggtgccagccgattttaagcattttgactgatctttcaaggtccatagaaaatgatgtgtttggactatggaaacacacatactaccaaaaaaagattggactctcatctttcatcagaaaaaaaaaggttgtttctaccttattccgttttttagtaatccacaatagaaaatggttagtttcacctctgttttgaaacaaacgtcttttaacgtctttggcactcctccataggattttactaaatgttatttaacgtttttggtagtcaaagagttaacaaaagtggaaaaaaatgttaaactaatagaaatagttaaaaaattattttttgccgtctcaatggcagtgaatgagttaatataaaataaatcaaatttaaaactgGGTGGCACTAGCTGGTAACGTGTTAACTGAAGACCATGTGCAATTGGATGTTCGACGGTATGGATATCTGATAATCCTGATGATGTATAATAATTCAGCAtaggagcaaaaaaataaataaaatccaattCCATCTGTGCCACAGGGAGAAGCCATCATTTCAAGTGTGCAAAAAACATCTGCTCAATGCTGTGATCAAGATGAAgcttttaagttgttttttttccttgatttttttttttgtttataccaAGGATGAGGGAAAATATCTGACAGCTATTTacgtattggaaaaaaaaaaaatcacacaagaaAGTCAGATCAATAAAACATCAAGCATTGTGGGTGTTTTAATGCAGACTTTCGATTTCAGTGAGCAGATTTTGAGTCCTCGATTAAGCCACAAACAGAAT is a window encoding:
- the rhbdl2 gene encoding rhomboid-related protein 2; this encodes MGDVDLEQQEPFPVERQVEKRDPQVGEDLPDGRRKLGCCEKFQESVSRWMLPEDARSTYLQRANCCPPPVFIIIISVVELSLFIYYAVWKPQKQWVTLEEGIWNSRLTYRPEYRQEAWRFLSYMFVHAGVEHIVGNLFMQLLLGIPLELVHKGFEVGMIYMAGVLAGSLASSIFDPLSALVGASGGVYALIGGYFMNAIVNFKEMIPLLGVFRILVIVIIVGVDFGFAFYRRFAGDEGGMKVSFVAHFGGIVAGMTVGYVFFSDYNKKLLKDPRFWMCIVGYLVFFLFAVIFNIFISPAAS
- the akirin1 gene encoding akirin-1; its protein translation is MACGATLKRSMEFEALLSPQSPKRRRCNPLPGTPGTPSPQRCNNLRAAVDGPTHSMSPQSVAGENRLTPEQIFQNLRQEYSRIQRRRQLEGAFNQTEACGPSDVPSPSSSLHAPPSSPPGASRRDQPSFTLKQVSYLCERLLKDHEEKIREEYEQILNSKLSEQYESFVKFTQDQIMRRYGARPASYVS